A window from Primulina huaijiensis isolate GDHJ02 chromosome 13, ASM1229523v2, whole genome shotgun sequence encodes these proteins:
- the LOC140990881 gene encoding josephin-like protein has protein sequence MEREGNLVYHERQRLQFCLLHSLNNLFQEKDAFTRASLNAIAEKLDLYDPNKATWNPLSTIFKPHHNTLTGNYDINVLIAALEEKGKKVIWHDRRLGASSIDLDGTSDELFGIVLNIPVRRYGGIWRSRHWVASRKIDGVWYNLDSDFPSPYPFKNVDEVTGFIDSIISTGGEVLLVLNDQE, from the exons ATGGAGAGAGAAGGGAATTTGGTATACCATGAGAGGCAAAGACTACAATTTTGTTTACTACATTCCCTCAACAATCTATTCCAG GAGAAAGATGCATTTACTCGAGCAAGTTTGAATGCGATTGCTGAAAAGCTTGACCTCTATGATCCAAATAAAGCAACGTGGAATCCTTTATCTACCATCTTCAAGCCTCATCATAACACGCTAACGGGGAATTATGATATAAATGTTCTGATCGCAGCTCTTGAAGAAAAGGGCAAAAAGGTAATATGGCATGATCGACGACTTGGCGCATCTTCGATTGATCTTGATGGAACAAGTGATGAATTATTCGGGATTGTTTTGAACATACCTGTTAGAAGGTATGGTGGGATATGGAGAAGTAGGCATTGGGTTGCATCGAGAAAGATTGATGGAGTTTGGTACAACTTGGATAGTGATTTTCCATCTCCCTATCCTTTCAAGAATGTCGACGAGGTCACGGGATTTATTGATAGTATCATATCCACCGGAGGTGAGGTCTTACTCGTCCTGAATGATCAAGAATGA
- the LOC140990882 gene encoding uncharacterized protein codes for MEEFYFRRSHVPAFGSWDICNEDLPFTQCFESTRQAEALRFSYSEDRDLYVAGDLYENDVVTPAVIVVPRRRRRGKSGEEKEKKEEEWVVCDCECEEAKVVGKAVDEDLYKISPKLLRARHTRKRGWSLLSSCLRV; via the exons ATGGAG GAGTTTTACTTCCGGAGGAGCCATGTGCCGGCATTTGGGAGCTGGGATATCTGCAACGAGGATCTGCCATTCACCCAGTGCTTCGAGTCGACGAGGCAAGCTGAGGCTCTGCGGTTTAGCTACTCCGAGGATCGAGATTTGTATGTCGCGGGTGATTTGTACGAGAATGATGTCGTAACTCCTGCTGTCATCGTTGTACCTCGCCGACGCCGTAGG GGAAAATCAGGCGAAGAAAAGGAGAAGAAAGAAGAGGAATGGGTGGTGTGTGATTGTGAGTGTGAAGAAGCAAAAGTAGTTGGCAAAGCTGTGGATGAAGATCTGTACAAGATTTCACCCAAACTCCTTCGTGCTCGCCACACAAGG AAGAGGGGATGGAGCCTGCTATCGAGCTGCCTGCGCGTGTGA
- the LOC140991223 gene encoding uncharacterized protein — MQVDHQEELSATLTIEKSDLALAATFRQLGECYKKTNACFKCGKLGHRIADCPENQEKGVKPNTENHKPRENKPNARVFAITQEEVDNANDVVADTILINKMPIYVLFDCGATHSFVSKRFAKKLKLEGETLSEPLRVATPASKTIETYKVHRNCKICISNQIVKAELIQLNMAEFDAILGMDWLATNHALVDCQKKSVKLRTPNHEKIIYHGRSKESKSLLSASQTWKAMKSGKEIYLAMISEVNDKVTLKIEEILVIHEFPDVFP; from the coding sequence ATGCAAGTGGACCATCAAGAGGAACTTTCAGCGACCCTAACAATAGAGAAATCCGACCTTGCCCTAGCTGCAACATTCCGACAATTGGGAGAATGTTACAAGAAAACTAATGCCTGTTTCAAGTGTGGAAAGTTAGGTCATCGGATTGCTGACTGTCCGGAGAACCAGGAGAAAGGGGTTAAACCAAACACAGAAAATCACAAGCCGAGGGAGAACAAGCCCAATGCTAGGGTCTTCGCCATAACGCAAGAGGAAGTAGATAATGCAAACGACGTGGTAGCAGATACCATTctgatcaataaaatgcctaTTTATGTGTTGTTTGACTGTGGTGCTACCCATTCGTTTGTATCCAAAAGGTTTGCTAAGAAACTGAAACTAGAAGGAGAAactcttagtgaaccattaagagtAGCAACGCCTGCTAGCAAAACGATTGAAACTTATAAGGTACATCGTAATTGCAAAATTTGTATCAGTAATCAAATCGTCAAGGCAGAACTGATTCAACTAAATATGGCCGAGTTTGACGCAATCctaggaatggattggttgGCTACGAATCATGCCTTGGTGGATTGCCAGAAGAAGAGTGTCAAACTGCGGACTCCAAACCATGAGAAGATCATATACCATGGTAGATCTAAAGAGTCAAAATCTCTTCTATCGGCATCACaaacttggaaagccatgaaaagtggCAAAGAAATTTACCTAGCAATGATCAGCGAGGTAAATGACAAAGTTACTCTGAAGATAGAGGAAATTCTAGTTATTCATGAATTTCCGGACGTTTTCCCTTAA
- the LOC140991225 gene encoding disease resistance protein RPP13-like: MPKYSIRSSDLSAFTPTKNNTFVGFDEIFLDIISRLTEQCPALQILSIVGMAGIGKTTLARNVYDHSSVLCYFYIRVWVTISQEFRVREILLTAIFCANKGNPNENFAKFADEMSQVGLHELGLQLYRILSGRIFSIIMDDMWSIEACEKLKFFFPKGSDGSRIMITTRLSVMASYFGTCNIKIRISVTDFGRGQSTIASTLLGSTETPSS; this comes from the coding sequence ATGCCTAAATATTCAATAAGGTCCAGTGATTTATCAGCATTTACTCCCACAAAGAACAACACCTTTGTGGGTTTTGATGAAATCTTCTTGGATATCATTAGTAGGCTCACCGAACAATGCCCGGCTCTACAAATCCTGTCGATTGTAGGAATGGCCGGTATTGGTAAGACTACACTCGCTAGAAATGTGTATGATCATTCATCTGTACTTTGTTACTTTTACATTCGTGTTTGGGTTACAATATCTCAAGAATTTAGAGTTCGAGAGATTCTTTTAACAGCTATTTTTTGTGCAAATAAAGGCAACCCCAACGAAAATTTTGCCAAATTTGCTGATGAAATGAGTCAAGTGGGCCTACATGAATTAGGACTCCAATTATATAGAATTTTATCAGGGAGAATATTTTCGATTATCATGGATGACATGTGGAGTATTGAGGCATGTGAAAAGTTAAAGTTCTTCTTTCCAAAAGGAAGTGACGGAAGTCGAATAATGATAACCACTAGGCTATCAGTTATGGCTAGTTATTTCGGAACCTGCAATATTAAGATTCGAATCTCAGTTACTGATTTTGGTCGAGGCCAGTCCACAATTGCCTCTACGTTATTGGGGTCCACTGAAACACCTAGTTCATAG